The sequence below is a genomic window from Acidobacteriota bacterium.
CGACTCGGTATGCCGGACGCATCGACCTCGAACTTCAGTCTCACACGTTCACCCGCTCGCGGGCATAGCGCGTGATGACGGCTTGCGTCGAAGCTGGCATGAGCATCCCCTGGAAGCTCACCGTCTCGCCCGTCTGTAGATGCTTGGAACTCTGCCCGATGAATTGCCGCGAACGATACCGGTACGCTACCCAGTCGATGACCGCCTGCTCGATGTCCCCGGGGACCTTCGCATACCCGGCGTTGTATTCGATGACGACCTGGCTGAAACGCGAGAACACAGAACCGATGAGCCGGATGGAGTTGCGCTGCTCCGCCGGCAGGTCCGCGGCGAACCAGTAGCCCGGAGCGATGCCGTCTGCCGAAGCCGTGACCTCGGTTCCGTCCACGGTGAGTTTCGTGATGCTGTTCACCGGGAAGTGCGCGAGGAACATCTCCTGAGAGCCGGGCAGATATTGGTTGGGCCGCGTGAGCAACGAAGCGTCACCGATGCTGCCGTAATATCCGCGCCCCGTGTTGTCTGAGCCGGAGCGGATCTCTTTGTAATCCGCTGCGGGCGCGAGGTCAGGGCGCCCGATGGCGCCGAGCACGTCCGCGCTGGTCGCGGTGATCAGCCGCGCGAGCAGCGGATCATCATCGGACTCGGCGAGCGAGAGCCAAGCCTTCACGTCAGTGAGCTTCGCTAGATTCATAAGTTATGACCGCCGGTAGTCCACCTTTGAATCCAGGCGGACGTGGAAGTGCGGGTCGGAAGCTTGCGTGATATCGAGCGAGTAGCCTGCGCCCGCGGACAGGTCCTCCGTCTCGACCGGCGACGTGCCCGCGATCGGGCGGAGCAGCATGTCGGCGGTGACGGTGAGCTCGTAGTTGCCGTTCGAGGCCGCGACGTAGACCAGTTCAAGGCCGGTGAAGGCTGCCACCGGTTCGAGTTCCGGATCCAGCAGCGTGGCCGTGAGTGTGGCGTCGTTGAGATAGTCGCCGGTCTCCGCGTCTTTGAAACCAACGAGCGTCTCGACTTGGTCGTTGCGCAGATAGAGGATGACCGGATCCATGCTTCTCCTTTAACTCTCCAACCGCGAAACGATGGTCTCGAACGTGGCCGCAAGCTGCTGGGCGTGCGTGATTTCGCCGCCAACCGAGTTCCGTACGCCTTCGAACGTGAACCTAGGCGGGCGAGAGGTACTGGGACGCGGCGCTTCAATATCGAACACGCCCACGTCGAACACGGCGCTGTCGAATGGGGTGGCCATCTAGCTCGCCGGTATCCACGCGCCGAGACGTTGCTTCACGTTGTTCGAGGCGTTCGCGGTCGACATCAGCACGCGGAAGGTGAGGAACGTCTGCGCGGTAAGGTCGATCGCGCTAGACACGGCCGTGTTCGCCGTGGTGCGCGATTCCGGCGTTAGCACTCCGCCGGTGGCGCCGAGCTGAGTGAAGAGCTGGCATTGCGACTCGAGCGTCCCGCTGGCGCCGGTCGCGGCCGTGCCGAACAAGCCATCGAGATGCCAGGTGTTGGTCACGCCGCCCGTGGTCGCAGCGGTGGTGAAGGTGCAGAGCGTGATCACCGTCCCCGAGCCGCAGCCGGAGACGGCACAGAGCGCGAGAGACATGGTTATCGTCGGTGTTTGCGTAGCTTGGGTGGTGTAGGTCCCGCTGCCCTTGGCGTGGATGACCTTGTCGACCGTGTTGAACGTGCCGGCCGTGATGGTGAACGCCATCAGCGAAGCCGTGGCGCTCGGGTTCGTGGCCGTGACCACGGTCGCGCTCGAGCGACCGCCCGCAGCGCCGATCGCCATCTTGGAACTCGTGACCGCAGCCGCGGCGATCGTGGTGGCCACGGCGCCAGCCGAAGTAGTCACGTCGCCGGTGAGTGCCGGCATGCGCGCGGCGGGCAACGTCCCGCTCGCGATGTTCGCGGCGTTGGTCGTGTCCGTGGAGCAGGAAGCCGCGCCATTCGACAGGTCGGCGCACGCAGGCTGCGTCGCGCTGGGCACGCCAGAGGTAGAGATGGTGTTTATCCATTTGCTCGCGACCGAGGCCAGCGATTGCGTGCCCCCCAGCGTGGTCGCGGATGGATTCGGGAGCCGCGCGGCGGGCAACGTCCCGCTCGCGATGTTCGCGGCGTTGGTCGTGTCCGTGGAGCAGGAAGCCGCGCCATTCGACAGGTCGGCGCACGCAGGCTGCGTTTTCGAGATGACGCCGGCAGGCGAGACGGCCGTAAGGAAGTTGGAAGCGGCCCCGGTGTCGGCTACGACGGTCGTCCCTACGGTTCCGGAAGCGTTCTTATCGTGGAACCTAAGGTCGGTCGAGTCTGAGTAAAC
It includes:
- a CDS encoding phage gp6-like head-tail connector protein yields the protein MNLAKLTDVKAWLSLAESDDDPLLARLITATSADVLGAIGRPDLAPAADYKEIRSGSDNTGRGYYGSIGDASLLTRPNQYLPGSQEMFLAHFPVNSITKLTVDGTEVTASADGIAPGYWFAADLPAEQRNSIRLIGSVFSRFSQVVIEYNAGYAKVPGDIEQAVIDWVAYRYRSRQFIGQSSKHLQTGETVSFQGMLMPASTQAVITRYARERVNV